A segment of the Cohnella algarum genome:
CGAAGCTGGCCGATCTCGTCTACTCGCGTTCGCACCTGACGGAAAAATGCCGCGAGCTGGGGCTCCCCCACGTCCCGTTCGAAACTTTTCACGACATCGTGGCACATTTGGAACAAGGAGACTGGAAACGATGAGCGAAGTTGCCAAGCAACCGATTCTTCTGGAGGACAAGCAGCGGGTTTACCGCGAGCTGTCCGTCGTCAAGTCCGATTTCGCCGCCCGCGGCTGGTTCCCGGGCACGAGCGGCAACCTGTCCATGCGCGTCGGCGATTTCTCGCCGGAAGCCTTTACATTCGCCGTCACCGCAAGCGGCAAGGACAAAGCCGCCTCGACCCCCGAGGACTTCCTGCTGGTCGACCAGACCGGCAAGCCGTGCGAGGAAACCCGGCTCAAGCCGTCCGCGGAAACGCTCATCCATTGCGAAATTTACCGCCTGACCGGCGCCGGCGCCATTTTTCACATCCATTCGGTGTTCAACAGCATCGTGTCCGAGCTGTTCTGGGACCGCAAAGCCGTCCCGGTCGAAGGCGTCGAGCTGATCAAGGCGTTCAACATTTGGGACGAGGAAGCGGTCATCGACGTGCCGATCGTCTCCAACTTCGCTCACATCCCGAGCATCGTGCCGGAAGTGACCGAGCGGCTCGACCCGCGCATTCCCGGCATCCTGCTGCGCAAGCACGGCATTTACGCGTGGGGACGCGACGCCTTCGAAGCGAAAAAGCATCTCGAAGCGTTCGAATTCCTGTTCGAATACGTGTACCGGATGCAGTTGGTGCGCGGGAAATAAAAACGAAACGAAAAAACGGCCGGAATCGGCCGCTTCATTGTCCGCAAACTCGCTTTTCGG
Coding sequences within it:
- the mtnB gene encoding methylthioribulose 1-phosphate dehydratase — encoded protein: MSEVAKQPILLEDKQRVYRELSVVKSDFAARGWFPGTSGNLSMRVGDFSPEAFTFAVTASGKDKAASTPEDFLLVDQTGKPCEETRLKPSAETLIHCEIYRLTGAGAIFHIHSVFNSIVSELFWDRKAVPVEGVELIKAFNIWDEEAVIDVPIVSNFAHIPSIVPEVTERLDPRIPGILLRKHGIYAWGRDAFEAKKHLEAFEFLFEYVYRMQLVRGK